One part of the Acidimicrobiales bacterium genome encodes these proteins:
- a CDS encoding long-chain fatty acid--CoA ligase yields the protein MDGLMMDTPLSLTHLFDRATRLFADKQVLTATPTGIQRITYGEWGERTRRLGGVLDDLGISDDGRVATFAWNTARHLELYFAPPCTGRVSHTLNLRLFPEQLTYIVNHGEDEVIFLDHSVAGLIWPLMETFETVRHVVLMDDGAPAPDGDAISQEVHDYEDLLGAASPVDWTTFEENRAGSMMYTSGTTGNPKGVVYSHRSMVLHTFGVMMSDTLGINERDVILPVVPMFHANAWGLAHAGVATGATLVMPGADLSPGALATLIEDEGVTVAAGVPTIWMGVLPELEGRDVSALRAIPCGGSAVPKALSEGYRKTTGLPILQAWGMTETSPIGAVCTIKSTLDDLDDEAKADLRTTIGLIAPAVDFRIAEPETGEEIPWDGETSGELQVRGPWVARTYYNDDRAPESFTDDGWLKTGDVATADPEGYIRLVDRTKDLIKSGGEWISSVELENEIMAHPDVVEAAVIGVASTRWGERAMACVVPVEGADLTADEVLEWLEGRVVKWWLPDRVEFIEEVPKTSVGKFSKKTLRDRFADVLVD from the coding sequence ATGGACGGCTTGATGATGGACACACCGCTGTCCCTAACTCACCTATTCGACCGTGCTACCCGGCTGTTCGCTGACAAGCAGGTATTAACCGCCACTCCGACAGGGATCCAGCGGATCACGTACGGCGAGTGGGGCGAACGAACCCGCCGTCTGGGCGGTGTACTTGACGACCTGGGCATCAGCGATGACGGCCGGGTGGCCACCTTCGCTTGGAACACGGCTCGCCACCTGGAGCTCTACTTCGCCCCGCCGTGCACCGGCCGGGTGTCACACACCCTCAACCTGCGGCTGTTCCCCGAACAGCTCACCTACATCGTGAACCACGGCGAGGACGAGGTGATCTTCCTCGACCACTCGGTGGCCGGCCTCATCTGGCCACTCATGGAGACCTTCGAGACGGTCCGCCACGTGGTCCTCATGGACGATGGCGCCCCGGCACCGGACGGCGACGCCATCTCTCAGGAGGTCCACGACTACGAGGACCTGCTGGGTGCCGCCTCGCCAGTCGACTGGACCACCTTCGAGGAGAACAGAGCCGGCTCGATGATGTACACGTCGGGAACCACCGGGAACCCCAAAGGGGTCGTCTACTCCCACCGATCGATGGTGCTGCACACCTTCGGGGTGATGATGTCCGACACCCTGGGAATCAACGAGCGGGATGTGATCCTTCCCGTGGTCCCCATGTTCCACGCCAACGCCTGGGGTCTGGCCCACGCCGGGGTGGCCACTGGAGCCACGCTGGTCATGCCGGGTGCCGACCTGTCGCCGGGCGCCCTGGCCACTCTCATCGAGGATGAGGGGGTCACGGTGGCCGCCGGCGTGCCCACCATCTGGATGGGAGTGCTCCCCGAACTCGAGGGCCGAGACGTGTCAGCGCTGCGGGCCATCCCCTGCGGCGGCTCGGCCGTCCCTAAGGCCCTGTCCGAGGGCTACCGCAAGACCACCGGTCTGCCGATCCTCCAGGCATGGGGCATGACCGAAACCAGTCCAATCGGTGCCGTCTGCACCATCAAATCCACGCTGGACGACCTGGACGACGAGGCCAAGGCCGACCTCCGGACCACCATCGGCCTGATCGCGCCGGCCGTCGACTTCCGGATTGCCGAGCCGGAAACCGGCGAAGAAATCCCGTGGGACGGTGAGACCAGTGGCGAACTTCAGGTGCGGGGACCATGGGTGGCCCGCACGTACTACAACGACGACCGGGCACCGGAGTCGTTCACCGACGACGGTTGGCTCAAGACCGGAGACGTAGCCACCGCCGATCCCGAGGGCTACATCCGCCTCGTTGACCGCACCAAGGACCTCATCAAGTCGGGCGGCGAATGGATCAGCTCAGTGGAGTTGGAGAACGAAATCATGGCCCACCCCGACGTGGTCGAGGCAGCCGTAATCGGCGTGGCGTCCACCAGGTGGGGCGAGCGGGCCATGGCCTGCGTGGTCCCGGTCGAAGGTGCTGACCTGACCGCCGACGAGGTTCTGGAGTGGCTTGAAGGCCGGGTCGTCAAGTGGTGGCTGCCCGATCGGGTGGAGTTCATCGAAGAGGTCCCCAAGACCTCGGTCGGAAAGTTCTCCAAGAAGACCCTGCGGGACCGCTTCGCCGACGTGCTCGTGGACTGA
- a CDS encoding DoxX family membrane protein, giving the protein MPGSLAVVAAVVLAGTFTVAAILKFRDPAATRQSLANFGLPNPRLLAVAVPVTELTTALLLVVDRRTGGPCAVALLVAFTTLIAGRLVAGRRDSCGCFGTWSSRPLSWRDLVRNGILTALGVLTALG; this is encoded by the coding sequence GTGCCGGGCTCCCTGGCTGTCGTGGCCGCCGTCGTGCTGGCTGGCACGTTCACCGTTGCCGCCATCCTGAAGTTCCGCGACCCGGCGGCCACCCGACAGTCGTTGGCCAACTTCGGGCTACCGAACCCCCGCTTGTTAGCCGTAGCTGTGCCGGTCACAGAGTTGACCACCGCCCTGCTCCTTGTTGTGGACCGGCGGACCGGGGGGCCGTGTGCCGTGGCCTTGCTGGTGGCCTTCACCACGCTGATCGCCGGCCGTCTGGTCGCCGGACGGCGGGACTCCTGCGGGTGCTTCGGGACCTGGTCATCGCGGCCGCTGTCCTGGAGAGACCTGGTCCGAAATGGGATCCTGACGGCCCTCGGAGTGCTGACCGCCCTCGGCTGA
- a CDS encoding D-isomer specific 2-hydroxyacid dehydrogenase family protein codes for MTSRPIAVAPDTRPAMYEAMCRAVAAGGGCLVEPADAEGLVWADPARVDSFPEVVADARNLEWIQLPYAGIEPFAHHLDDRWTWTCGKGVYAPAVAETALGMILAGQKHLHGYSRATSWSGPVGRVLAGSRITVLGGGGITEHLLPLLAPFGCDVTVVRRQDEAFSGADRTITTGRLFEVLPRTDVLVVALALTPETTGIVGVAELAALPDHAWLVNVARGGHVVTEDLVEALRSDSLGGAALDVTDPEPLPDGHPLWSEPRCLITPHVANTPEMGLRLLEPFVAENVSRFCSGKVLLAPVDVALGY; via the coding sequence ATGACTTCCCGCCCTATTGCCGTCGCCCCGGACACCCGTCCGGCCATGTACGAGGCGATGTGCCGGGCCGTGGCGGCCGGCGGCGGTTGCCTCGTGGAGCCGGCCGACGCCGAGGGACTTGTCTGGGCCGACCCGGCACGCGTGGACAGCTTCCCGGAGGTGGTGGCCGACGCCCGAAACCTGGAATGGATCCAGCTGCCCTACGCGGGCATCGAGCCCTTCGCCCACCACCTGGATGACCGTTGGACGTGGACCTGCGGAAAGGGGGTCTATGCCCCGGCGGTGGCCGAAACGGCACTGGGGATGATCCTGGCCGGCCAGAAGCACCTCCACGGGTACTCCCGGGCCACCTCGTGGTCCGGCCCCGTCGGGCGGGTGCTGGCCGGTAGCCGGATCACCGTCTTGGGTGGCGGCGGTATCACGGAACACCTTCTACCTCTGTTGGCACCGTTTGGCTGTGATGTGACCGTGGTCCGGCGTCAGGACGAGGCGTTTTCGGGTGCCGACCGGACCATCACAACCGGCCGCCTGTTCGAAGTTCTGCCGCGGACTGACGTGCTGGTGGTTGCCCTGGCTCTGACTCCCGAGACCACAGGGATTGTTGGAGTGGCCGAGTTGGCCGCCCTCCCCGACCACGCCTGGCTGGTGAACGTGGCTCGGGGGGGCCATGTGGTGACCGAGGACCTGGTGGAGGCGCTGCGATCGGACTCTCTCGGTGGCGCGGCGCTGGACGTAACGGACCCCGAGCCGCTCCCCGATGGACATCCACTTTGGTCGGAGCCGCGCTGTCTCATCACCCCCCACGTGGCCAATACCCCGGAGATGGGCCTTCGCCTCCTGGAGCCATTCGTGGCCGAGAACGTGAGCCGCTTTTGTTCCGGCAAGGTGCTCTTGGCCCCGGTCGACGTGGCCCTCGGATACTGA
- a CDS encoding A/G-specific adenine glycosylase produces the protein MATTVQEVAAVDTTIGQRILPADLLRWGSQNRRNLPWRDSRDPWAVLVAEVMLQQTRVDRVVERWPRFLIRFPNVASCASVPPAEVIAEWSGLGYNRRAVYLHRAAGVVMARHGGQIPTERAELEALPGIGPYTARAVRAFAHEVEAAVVDTNVARILARWTGRRLTAREAQNLADQSVPSGRVWSWNQTLLDLGALTCTARVPDCKRCPLADRCAWRGEGSDPARGSAGVSGGQTPFEGSDRQGRGRLVAALGGGPVADGRLADVMGWPEDADRARRVVGTLVADGLVVVCASGYALPGWESGT, from the coding sequence GTGGCCACTACGGTCCAGGAGGTGGCAGCCGTGGACACGACCATCGGCCAGCGGATACTGCCCGCTGACCTCCTCCGCTGGGGGTCTCAGAACCGTCGGAACCTGCCGTGGCGCGACAGCCGCGACCCTTGGGCCGTACTGGTGGCCGAGGTGATGCTCCAGCAAACCCGGGTGGACCGGGTGGTGGAACGGTGGCCGCGCTTTTTGATCCGGTTCCCGAACGTGGCGTCCTGTGCCTCGGTCCCGCCGGCCGAGGTGATCGCCGAGTGGTCAGGACTCGGCTACAACCGGCGAGCCGTTTACCTCCACAGGGCAGCCGGAGTCGTGATGGCTCGACACGGTGGCCAGATTCCGACCGAACGGGCCGAGTTGGAGGCTCTCCCGGGTATCGGCCCCTACACAGCGCGGGCCGTCCGGGCCTTCGCCCACGAGGTCGAAGCGGCCGTGGTGGACACCAACGTGGCCCGGATCCTGGCCCGGTGGACCGGCCGGCGCCTCACGGCTCGGGAGGCCCAGAACCTGGCTGACCAATCGGTCCCCTCGGGGCGGGTTTGGTCCTGGAACCAGACCCTGCTGGACCTAGGCGCTCTGACCTGCACGGCACGGGTCCCGGATTGCAAACGCTGTCCGCTGGCCGACCGGTGTGCCTGGCGGGGCGAGGGTTCCGATCCGGCTCGCGGTTCCGCCGGGGTGTCAGGTGGCCAGACCCCATTTGAGGGATCGGACCGCCAGGGTCGAGGTCGGTTGGTCGCCGCCCTAGGTGGGGGCCCGGTGGCCGACGGGAGGCTGGCCGATGTCATGGGCTGGCCAGAGGATGCCGACCGGGCCCGCCGGGTCGTCGGGACGCTGGTAGCCGACGGCCTCGTGGTGGTCTGCGCCAGCGGTTACGCGCTTCCCGGATGGGAATCGGGTACCTGA
- a CDS encoding MBL fold metallo-hydrolase, producing MGESLDVTFYGVRGSTPCPCDENRRYGGNTSCVVLDVPGGEPILFDLGTGLRFYGVAEPCAGAPFRGTALVSHLHWDHVQGLPFFAPLHCDGAHLDVFGPAEGGSSLEASFEAFMNPPYFPICIRDLAGEIAFHDVDEVSFEIGPARVTARSVPHVGLTYGYRVDWNGTSVAYVSDHQQPVDEPQRVADPVLELADGVDLLIHDAQFTPEEFAERSDWGHCTVDYALEVAHQAAARELVLFHHDPAHDDDTVDRLLAGAQERCSHLDVVDVSAAAEGHTISLHRPGHLSTV from the coding sequence ATGGGGGAGTCGCTCGACGTCACGTTCTACGGCGTTCGGGGATCGACCCCCTGCCCGTGCGACGAGAACCGCCGCTACGGAGGCAACACCTCCTGCGTGGTCCTCGACGTGCCCGGCGGGGAGCCGATCCTGTTCGACCTGGGGACCGGCCTGCGCTTTTACGGTGTGGCTGAGCCATGTGCCGGTGCGCCGTTTCGCGGAACAGCCCTAGTTAGTCACCTCCACTGGGACCACGTCCAGGGCCTGCCGTTCTTCGCCCCCCTCCACTGTGACGGCGCCCACCTCGACGTGTTCGGTCCCGCCGAGGGAGGGTCCTCGCTGGAGGCGTCGTTCGAAGCCTTCATGAACCCTCCCTACTTCCCGATCTGCATTCGGGACCTGGCGGGTGAGATCGCTTTCCACGACGTGGACGAGGTCTCCTTCGAGATCGGCCCGGCCAGGGTGACGGCCCGTTCGGTGCCCCACGTCGGTTTGACCTACGGCTACCGGGTGGACTGGAACGGCACCAGTGTCGCCTACGTGAGCGACCACCAGCAGCCCGTCGACGAACCCCAACGGGTGGCCGATCCAGTGCTGGAGTTAGCCGACGGGGTGGACCTCCTCATCCACGACGCCCAGTTCACCCCCGAGGAGTTCGCCGAGCGATCCGACTGGGGTCACTGCACCGTTGACTACGCCCTGGAAGTAGCCCACCAGGCTGCAGCCAGAGAGCTGGTGCTGTTCCATCACGACCCGGCTCACGACGACGACACCGTCGACCGCCTCCTGGCCGGAGCCCAGGAGCGGTGCAGCCACCTGGACGTAGTGGACGTCTCGGCGGCCGCCGAGGGTCACACCATCTCGCTGCACCGGCCGGGGCACCTGTCCACCGTCTGA
- a CDS encoding flavin reductase family protein, with amino-acid sequence MGSEIDGDLYRKVLGRYPTGVTLVTGMDGDEPLAMVIGSFVSVSMDPPLVGFLPGKSSHTWPRIEISGSFCVNVLSDTQENLSNAFFRKDGDPWEETGWVPAASGSPAIPSCLASIDCAIHDVVDAGDHWFVLGRVTDLSHVDEGSPLVFLGGRYGGYRPPV; translated from the coding sequence GTGGGATCGGAGATCGACGGCGACCTTTACCGAAAGGTCCTGGGGCGTTACCCCACCGGGGTGACCCTGGTTACCGGGATGGACGGCGACGAGCCCTTGGCCATGGTTATCGGCTCCTTCGTATCGGTATCCATGGACCCGCCCCTGGTCGGGTTCCTACCCGGCAAGAGCTCTCACACGTGGCCACGGATCGAGATCAGCGGGTCGTTCTGCGTCAACGTGCTATCCGACACCCAGGAGAACCTCTCCAACGCCTTCTTCCGCAAGGACGGGGACCCGTGGGAGGAAACGGGCTGGGTGCCCGCAGCTTCTGGGTCTCCAGCCATCCCGTCATGTCTGGCCTCCATCGACTGCGCGATTCACGACGTGGTCGACGCCGGCGACCACTGGTTCGTTCTGGGCCGGGTTACCGACCTCAGCCACGTCGACGAAGGTTCACCGCTCGTGTTCCTCGGTGGCCGGTACGGCGGGTACCGGCCCCCCGTCTAA
- a CDS encoding gamma carbonic anhydrase family protein has product MAVYALGDRVPQVDPTAYVHPLAVVIGDVVLGPESSVWPHAVIRADDNRIAIGARTSVQDNAVLHCTGELATIVGNDVTLGHLCHLEGCTIEDRALVGVGAVVLHEAVVGRGSIVGANAVVRNGQIVPPNSMALGVPATVREGVVPEDANMVNAMVYVQRGREFRELLRRLD; this is encoded by the coding sequence ATGGCCGTCTACGCCCTAGGCGACCGGGTACCGCAGGTCGACCCCACGGCTTACGTCCATCCGCTGGCCGTGGTGATTGGCGACGTGGTGCTGGGACCCGAGTCCAGCGTGTGGCCCCATGCTGTGATCCGGGCCGACGACAACCGCATCGCTATCGGAGCCCGGACCTCGGTCCAGGACAACGCCGTGCTTCACTGCACAGGCGAGCTGGCCACCATCGTGGGCAACGACGTCACCCTCGGTCACCTATGCCACCTCGAGGGGTGCACCATCGAGGACCGGGCGCTCGTCGGCGTAGGGGCCGTGGTCCTCCACGAGGCGGTCGTTGGTCGGGGGTCGATCGTGGGGGCCAACGCCGTGGTACGCAACGGCCAGATCGTGCCCCCGAATTCCATGGCCCTCGGCGTGCCGGCCACCGTCCGCGAGGGCGTGGTGCCCGAGGACGCCAACATGGTCAACGCCATGGTCTACGTGCAGCGGGGTCGTGAGTTCCGCGAGTTGCTGCGTCGGCTGGACTGA
- the sufB gene encoding Fe-S cluster assembly protein SufB, with product MSATDLGLDLSRYKLGWSDEEDYVFKPKKGLNEDIIREMSWMKGEPDWMRDFRLKSYERFGRRPMPWWGGDLSGIDFDDIFYYIKPTESLSDDWDEVPESIKNTYEKLGIPEAERKYLAGVTAQYESEVVYHRNREDLEEQGVIFCDMDTALREYPEVVRAYFGRIIPPNDNKFSALNSAVWSGGSFIYVPPGVKVEMPLQAYFRINAENMGQFERTLIIADEGSEVHYIEGCSAPVYSTDSLHSAVVEIVVKQAARVTYTTIQNWSSNVYNLVTKRARVEAEGHMEWIDGNIGSRLTMKYPAVILAGPKASGEVLSVAYAGPGQHQDAGAKMTHAAPETTSKIVSKSISKDGGRTSYRGLVRVEDDAYGCKSFVQCDALILDDDSISDTYPYMEVGSADAVVGHEATVSKVADDQLFYLMSRGLSEEQAMSMVVNGFIEPVTRTLPMEYAVEWSRLIELQMEGSVG from the coding sequence ATGTCCGCAACCGACCTCGGTCTTGACCTCAGTCGCTACAAGCTTGGCTGGAGCGACGAGGAGGACTACGTCTTCAAGCCCAAGAAGGGGCTGAACGAGGACATCATCCGCGAGATGTCGTGGATGAAGGGCGAACCCGACTGGATGCGGGACTTCCGACTGAAGTCCTACGAACGCTTCGGTCGTCGACCGATGCCCTGGTGGGGCGGTGACCTGTCAGGCATCGACTTCGACGACATCTTCTATTACATCAAGCCCACGGAGTCGCTTTCCGACGACTGGGACGAGGTCCCGGAGTCAATCAAGAACACCTACGAGAAGCTGGGCATTCCAGAGGCAGAGCGCAAGTACCTGGCCGGCGTCACCGCCCAGTACGAGTCCGAGGTCGTGTATCACCGCAACCGCGAAGACCTTGAGGAGCAGGGCGTCATCTTCTGCGACATGGACACCGCGCTGCGGGAGTACCCGGAGGTCGTACGCGCCTACTTCGGGCGGATCATCCCGCCCAACGACAACAAGTTCTCGGCCCTGAACTCCGCCGTGTGGAGCGGGGGCTCGTTCATCTACGTGCCGCCCGGTGTGAAGGTGGAGATGCCCCTGCAGGCCTACTTCCGGATCAACGCCGAGAACATGGGCCAGTTCGAGCGAACCCTCATCATCGCCGACGAAGGTTCCGAGGTGCACTACATCGAAGGGTGCTCAGCCCCCGTCTACAGCACCGACTCGCTGCATTCGGCTGTGGTGGAGATCGTGGTCAAGCAGGCGGCCCGGGTCACCTACACCACCATCCAGAACTGGTCATCGAACGTCTACAACCTGGTCACCAAGCGGGCCCGGGTGGAGGCCGAGGGGCACATGGAGTGGATCGACGGGAACATCGGATCCCGGCTGACCATGAAGTACCCGGCGGTCATCCTGGCCGGGCCCAAAGCCTCCGGTGAGGTCCTCTCGGTGGCCTACGCAGGGCCGGGCCAACACCAGGACGCCGGAGCCAAGATGACGCATGCCGCCCCCGAGACGACATCCAAGATCGTCTCCAAGTCGATCTCCAAGGACGGCGGACGGACCAGTTACCGCGGCCTGGTTCGAGTCGAGGACGACGCCTACGGCTGCAAGAGCTTCGTGCAGTGCGACGCCCTGATCCTGGACGACGACAGCATCTCGGACACCTACCCATACATGGAGGTCGGTTCAGCTGATGCGGTGGTCGGCCACGAGGCCACAGTGTCCAAGGTCGCCGACGACCAGCTCTTCTACCTGATGAGCCGAGGGTTGTCCGAGGAGCAGGCCATGTCCATGGTGGTCAACGGTTTCATCGAGCCGGTCACCCGGACGCTGCCCATGGAGTACGCCGTGGAGTGGAGCCGCCTCATCGAGTTGCAGATGGAGGGCTCAGTCGGCTGA
- a CDS encoding PhoH family protein, which produces MESTTVTVNVPGNDLMSDLVGERDVLLRRVEGAFPGSAIHVRGNQITIDGDHALTVRRVFDEVVALLQQGLAVDERTLDRAIDMVRADERPSEVLTAEILRSASGKPIRPRSAGQKRYVEAVTDGIITFAIGPAGTGKSWLAVAMAVRALKAGQVDRIVLTRPLVEAGERVGFLPGDLMAKVDPYLRPLYDALFDMVDAETAQRLLDRSQVEVAPLAFMRGRTLNNSFVILDEAQNTTPEQMKMFLTRVGFGSRVVVTGDVSQVDVPGGRSGLEGLQNTLSDIEGLSFVRLGARDVVRHRIVQDIVEAYERAGAEPPGPNGPTG; this is translated from the coding sequence ATGGAGTCGACCACCGTCACCGTCAACGTCCCCGGCAACGACCTCATGTCGGACCTCGTGGGAGAGCGCGACGTCCTACTGAGACGAGTTGAGGGCGCCTTCCCCGGATCGGCCATCCACGTCCGAGGCAACCAGATCACCATCGACGGCGACCACGCCCTCACCGTCCGACGGGTCTTCGACGAGGTAGTGGCTCTCCTCCAACAGGGCCTCGCCGTCGACGAGCGCACCCTGGACCGGGCCATCGACATGGTGCGGGCCGACGAGCGGCCCTCAGAGGTGCTCACCGCGGAAATCCTCCGCTCGGCGAGCGGCAAGCCCATCCGTCCCCGGTCGGCGGGGCAGAAGCGCTACGTCGAGGCGGTGACCGACGGGATCATCACCTTTGCCATCGGACCAGCGGGTACCGGCAAAAGTTGGCTAGCCGTGGCTATGGCCGTCCGGGCGCTAAAGGCCGGACAGGTGGACCGTATCGTGCTGACCCGTCCGCTGGTTGAGGCTGGAGAGCGGGTCGGTTTTCTGCCCGGCGACCTGATGGCCAAGGTGGACCCCTACCTCCGGCCCCTCTACGACGCCCTGTTCGACATGGTGGACGCCGAGACCGCCCAGCGCCTGTTGGACCGGAGTCAGGTGGAAGTAGCGCCCCTGGCGTTCATGCGAGGTCGCACTCTCAACAACAGCTTTGTCATCCTGGACGAGGCCCAGAACACCACGCCCGAACAGATGAAGATGTTCCTTACCCGCGTGGGGTTTGGGTCGCGAGTGGTGGTGACGGGAGACGTCAGCCAGGTCGACGTGCCGGGAGGTCGTAGCGGCCTCGAGGGCCTTCAGAACACCCTGTCAGACATCGAGGGGCTGTCGTTCGTCCGACTAGGGGCCCGCGACGTGGTACGCCACCGAATCGTTCAGGACATTGTCGAGGCTTATGAACGGGCCGGAGCGGAGCCTCCGGGTCCCAACGGGCCGACCGGATGA
- the ybeY gene encoding rRNA maturation RNase YbeY, producing MSQEPPQPGPVAGPTVIVDDERDDPDPAQPVNVDRWEALVADVLLAEGLGDRPVEVHLHFVDELSIEVLNRDHMDGSGPTDVLAFPVDDPAEVPLHVPVLLGDVVVCPSVAAGQASEHAGDYHAELALLVVHGVLHLLGNDHADPDQAAAMQTKERGHLARHGMERP from the coding sequence ATGAGTCAAGAGCCTCCCCAACCGGGTCCCGTCGCCGGCCCGACAGTGATTGTGGACGACGAGCGGGACGACCCCGATCCCGCCCAGCCGGTCAATGTGGACCGGTGGGAGGCTCTGGTGGCCGACGTTCTATTGGCCGAAGGACTCGGTGACCGACCGGTCGAGGTCCATCTACACTTCGTGGACGAGTTGTCCATCGAGGTCCTGAACCGCGACCACATGGACGGCTCCGGCCCGACCGACGTTCTGGCTTTCCCGGTTGATGATCCGGCTGAGGTGCCGCTCCACGTACCCGTTCTACTGGGCGACGTAGTGGTGTGCCCGTCGGTGGCCGCCGGCCAGGCCTCGGAGCACGCCGGCGACTACCACGCCGAGTTGGCCCTGTTGGTGGTGCACGGCGTCCTGCACCTCCTAGGGAACGACCACGCCGATCCGGACCAGGCGGCGGCCATGCAGACCAAGGAGCGTGGCCACCTGGCCCGACACGGGATGGAGCGGCCGTGA
- a CDS encoding hemolysin family protein, which produces MSLVLGVVLVVLLMAASGVLVAAETSLLHIRRAQAEVLADSGTEADDSVDRSDLLDLLDDRVRGLGPLLFVLMALRLSAAGLLAIVVADRVGASWAAVALAGLLVVGFALVDVLPRTMALRTTDRLALRLAPLARALGRVGPLRWIALGLVDLLDRLLPRRLRTGAPSMSEEELLAVADRALASASIDAEEHELIESVIAFGDTLVREVMVPRPDMECAAADLTVAEAIAVAARNGHSRVPVSGDGVDDIVGVVHAKDLMKAHLDGRDTEPVGSLARPPRFVPETKQADDLLREMQADRYHLAIVVDEYGGTAGLVTMEDLLEEVVGEIVDEFDTEEPLVQPLAGGGLRVHGRMPIDELDEMLGGTLPDGDWDTVGGLIFDALGHVPEVGEGVEVAGRRFGVEQVVGRRITRVRISGPGDTE; this is translated from the coding sequence GTGAGCCTCGTGCTCGGGGTGGTCCTTGTGGTGCTGCTGATGGCGGCTAGCGGTGTGCTGGTTGCCGCCGAAACCAGTCTTCTACACATCCGTCGGGCCCAAGCCGAGGTCCTGGCTGATTCCGGCACGGAAGCCGACGACAGTGTGGATCGGTCGGATCTGTTGGACCTGCTGGACGACCGAGTGCGTGGCCTAGGCCCCCTCCTGTTCGTACTGATGGCCCTTCGTCTGTCGGCCGCTGGCCTGCTGGCCATCGTGGTAGCCGACCGGGTTGGCGCGAGCTGGGCCGCGGTAGCGCTGGCCGGTCTCCTGGTGGTCGGCTTCGCCCTGGTCGACGTGCTGCCCCGGACAATGGCCCTCCGAACCACCGACCGGCTAGCGCTCCGCCTGGCGCCCCTTGCCAGGGCCCTTGGACGGGTCGGACCGTTGCGGTGGATCGCTCTGGGCCTGGTCGACCTTCTGGACCGCCTGCTGCCCCGGAGACTCAGGACCGGTGCGCCCAGCATGTCCGAGGAGGAACTCTTAGCCGTGGCCGACCGGGCGCTTGCCTCGGCGTCCATCGACGCCGAGGAGCATGAGCTGATCGAGTCGGTCATCGCCTTCGGCGACACCCTGGTCAGGGAGGTAATGGTTCCCCGACCGGACATGGAATGCGCGGCTGCCGACCTGACGGTAGCGGAGGCCATAGCCGTGGCAGCCCGAAACGGCCACTCGCGGGTCCCGGTCAGCGGCGACGGTGTTGACGACATCGTCGGCGTGGTCCACGCCAAGGACCTCATGAAGGCCCACCTGGACGGACGGGACACTGAACCGGTCGGATCCCTAGCCCGGCCGCCACGCTTCGTGCCCGAGACCAAGCAGGCCGACGACCTATTGCGTGAGATGCAGGCCGATCGCTACCACTTGGCCATCGTGGTGGACGAGTACGGAGGGACGGCTGGCCTGGTCACCATGGAAGACCTCCTGGAGGAGGTAGTGGGCGAGATTGTGGACGAGTTCGACACTGAGGAGCCCCTGGTTCAGCCGCTGGCCGGTGGGGGCCTGCGGGTCCACGGGCGCATGCCCATCGACGAACTCGACGAGATGCTGGGCGGCACCCTGCCCGACGGAGACTGGGACACCGTAGGCGGCCTGATCTTCGATGCGCTGGGCCACGTCCCCGAAGTCGGCGAGGGCGTGGAGGTGGCCGGTCGACGTTTCGGGGTAGAACAGGTAGTAGGGCGCCGGATAACCCGGGTGCGGATCAGTGGCCCCGGGGACACCGAATGA